TGTTGGCCGTATTTTCAAGCTTCGACTCTAGCCATTGCATAAAGGTTCTGTGCCTTTTCTCCAATGCCTTAAGTATTAATTCTTCTTTGCTGCTGAAGTGGCTGTATAACGTCTTTTTCGCCACACCAGAAACCTTAATGACTTCATTGACCCCAATGGAATGAATGCCGTGTTGGTAAAACAGCTCTAACGCTGTGCTTAATAGTAAGTCTCGCTTCTTGCTCATAAAGACGCCTCAAAATCTAACCGATGTATATTGACAGGGGTAGACCGATCTGTCTACCATAAAAAAGTAGACAAGTCGGTCTGCTTTTGTGAGGTGTTTATGAATCAGTATGTATCGGCATTAATTGCCGGTGTTGGAGCAGCCGTTACTCTTGGTCTTCTTTTGATGGCGCAAACGAATATGGAAAGTACAGTGTTGGTGATGGCACCATTTGGAGCGACAGCTGTCCTTGTGTTTGGATTGCCACAGAGCCCGCTTGCTCAGCCGAAAAATGTCATTTTTGGTCATTTGATCACTGCAAGTATTGGTATCCTGTTCTCTCAGTATGTGGGGGCTTCTGCTGTCAGTTTGTCGATGGCAACGGGGCTCGGTATCACCTGCATGTTAGTGTCTAAAACTACCCATCCGCCAGCAGGAGCCAACCCACTTTTAATTATGTTGGCAGGCCATGGTTGGTCATTTTTAGTGACCCCGGTGTTGATTGGTACCATCGTGATAGTGTTGATGGGCAAAGGACTGCAAAAAGTTCAACAATACCCCTTTAAACCCGAATCCTAACCAAGCGTTGGCGTGATCACGGACGCCTGGATTTGACGGGTTAAATAGGTGTTAACTTTAGCGGGATGTGCGAGTTCAAACGGACAATATTGGTGGCCTTCTACCGACCACCTATCCAAAGAGATATACTCATCAGCGTTGGCAGCCTATGCAGCGGGAAAGAGAGTATCAGTTATCTACACCGATGAATGTAACTTGAAGTCAAAAAGGTTGACTCATTTGATCGTGAAGGATTAATAGAGCAACCGTTCAAAGAACAGGCCACCAACACGTTATAATTTGGTTTTGCTATGGTCGGGTTTTCGTTCGAGGTGGTAATTTGAGCACAGCGTTCAGGTTAAACTCAGAAATCTTCCACCGTTGGTTGTGACAACGAATAACTTGACACAATGACAACAGGCTTACATCATGTAAGCCTGTTGTCATTATTGTCGAGGTTAACATGAAAAAGGTTGTTCATTTAGCGGTTTATGATGGTATTTCTGACTGGGAATACGGTTATGTTGTGGCACATCTCAACTCTCCTGAGTTTCAAAAACATCCCCAGACTTACGAAATCAAAACCGTAGGCCGAAGCGCAGAACCGATCAAAACCAAAGGCGGCATCACCCTATTGCCTGATATGGTGCTTAACGAGCTGAACTATGACCAAAGTGCAATGCTGATCTTGGCGGGATCCGAGAGTGCTGCCACTGGAGGAATCGATGACTTCGTCAACAAGGCAAAGAGCTTTGTCGAGCATGGCATCTGTGTTGCTGCTATCTGTGGGGCGACGGCGGCCTTAGCCAGAAATGGCTTGTTAGACGATGTGGCACATACCAGTAATGCTAAAGAGTTTCTAGCCATGACAGGTTATGCTGGAAGCCATCACTATGTTGAAACTCCGGCCGTTTCAAGCGAATACATCATTACTGCCAGTGGTATTGAGCCTGTGGCTTTTGCCGTAGAAATATTCCGCAAGCTTGAAATCTATTCAGACGATATGCTGAATGCTTGGATAAAGCTGTTTGGGGAAAAAGATCTGGCTGGCTTTTATGAGTTAATGGAGTCCAACGCCCAATGAGCGAAGCCAAACAGCACCTTAGTACACTCGCTCTGTCAGTATTTTCTTTACATGGTCACTTTTTATCCATTGCTGAAAGTATTGCCACTCAGGCTGGGCTTACTGCTACTCGCTGGCAGGTACTGGGGGCCGTTGGCGACTCTGCGTTGACACAAGCCGAGATTGCGCGGCAAATGGGCATAACGCGCCAAAGTGTGCAAAGAACCAGCAAGCAGCTTATTGACGAAGGGTTACTTGAAACATTGGCCAACCCGTTGCATCGAAAAGCCATGCTCCTACAGCCGACACAAGAAGGACATAACGCGTTAGCTAAGCTGACACCGTTTCATAGCGCTTATGCGCAACAGCTTGTAGATGAATTAGGAGAAGATAAGCTGGCTAAAATGGCACAAGTCGCGTCTGAGCTGTCGGCAGCCATGGATAAGCTAAAAACCATTTAGCTAGGGTGGGAAAATTACAGCAGGTGGTTGTCATTATCGCTATCAAAACAAAAAGACGTCCGATGATGTCTTTTTCGTTTCTAGACGTACTCACAGCAACAGTTTAGCGACAAGAGTGCGAGCAACGTATAAGCTTTTGGTGCCTGTTCCTAAGTGACTGTGTTTAACACCTTCGTAAGGTAAATCAATACAATTAATTGGTATATCTATTAATAATTAAGATGTTTAAAGTATGACTAAGTGGATTGCTATTTTATTAGTTGTGATTGTATTTCTTGATAATTAATGTCCCAGCATTCTTAAAAACAATCACATTTCAGACACTTGGAAATAAAACGTTAATTGATGGCTCAGAGCTTACATTAACGGCAAGGAAGCAACACACATCGACATAGTCGTATGTGCCACAAGAACTCGTCAGGAAGAGGGCAAAAGAGCCTTGGCTTCTTATCATCACATCCCCAACCATGTATTAAATAGCGCAAAAATAACATGGTTATTAGACCAAAGAATACACATGAAGAGTCGTTTCGATATTTGAAATGTCCTGATCATGGATTTGCACTATGTCACAATCCGACACGTTATCATCAACTAATCGACATGGTGACATTCATAGTATTCATGAAATTTATACCATTCACTTTATTTATTTATTTATTTATTTGTTTTGTTGAATTTATTTTATTGGTGTCATGAGTGGTTATGTAATGAATTCGCATAATCACTAGCCAAGCCAAATGAGACGAACACAATGAAATGTCGATCGATGCTATCTATACCAAGGCCTAACAAGGAACTGCGCGGTTATCGAAGATGCCGAACAAGTGAATCATAATTGCACTCAGTGATAGTGGGGTACCAACAGCGTAGACCCATCTTTGGACTGAAAAAATTAATGAAATGGCCTGAATTTCTTGTCTGTTTATTCGTATTACGAATAGTTTTTATGTGTCAAAAGAATTGGAATTAATAAAAAAAGATCATTGATAATAATATCCGATATCCATACGAAGAATGATTTCCAAGGAAATTATAAGTATTTAAAATACCAATAATGAGGAGAAAGATAAATGTCAACAACTGCGGATTATGACTCAATAGGAAAGCTATTTGGCGAATTTACTAAATCAGCAGCGCAGCGCGAGATTGAAGTTCGAACAATAATGTCGATGGTGGGAAATGTTGATGGGCTGGACGTATTAGATGCGGCATGTGGTTATGGCTTCTTTGCGAATAGATTTTATCAGATGGGGGCGAGAAAAGTAGTTGGCATCGATATCTCTGAAACCATGATTGAGTTGGCTCAAGGGTATGCAGATACCAATCAACGCGATATTACCTATCATGTACGCAATGCGGCAGAAATGGAGAAGTTAGGTGAATTCGACCTAGTTAATGCAGCGTGGCTTTTTAACTATGCGAACTCACTTGAACAGCTTAAAGCGATGTTTAAAAACGTTGCCAATAACTTAAAGCCGGGCTGTAAACTTGTCGCGTATACAGTGGATCCTAATTTTTCTCTTAGTGAAGGTAACTTTGACCGTTACGGGGTTAATGTCAAAACGGAGGAGGTGTGGCAGCAAGGCTATAAACACACGGCAGAGTTCGTCACGACGCCACCGAGCCCATTTACTTTCTTCCGCTGGAGCCAGTCCGATTATGAGCAGGCGATCAAAGAAGCGGGATTTAGCGACTTTTACTGGCAAAAGCCATTACTTCAAGAACAAGATGTTGCTAATCGTCCTGAAGGCTTTTGGGATACCTTCCAAAGTAACTGCCTGCAGACGGGTTTAGTTTGTATTTTATAGTGTGGAAATAGAGTGATGAAGTACGAAGTAGATTATTACTCGCCGACACTAAGTGCTACGGCTTGTCCTGAAATGACCGATAGAGAACTCCTTGGTTATCCAGAACATTTCACCCCATTGCGTGAGTTTGTTTTTAACGAGGAAATTCGTTCACTATTAAAGGATAAAACACCTCAGCAACTGGCGGAAATCCTAGAAAGCAAAGATGCTGCCATTGACGTTCGATATTTTGCTGGTCAACACCTTTGTTACCAGGGTGACTCACGACTGGATACGTTCAATCCTGAAATGTGTGACGTCCCCGGTGGCAAGGTTTCTGTTGGGCTTGATGAGCAGCAAGTTGATCAGGTTATGGATGACTGTGAGCACCTCAAACTTGAGAGAATATGGATAGAGAAAGAAACCCCTCGCCATTCAATTTCTCTGCGTGATTTTCGCATCGGAAAATACCCAATTACTAACCAAGAGTACAAAGCGTTTCTTTGCGACACTGAAGAGCAACGCATCCCTAAGCATTGGTTTTTAGGCCGGTATCCGCAAGAGTGCGCAAATCACCCGGTGACGGGAATTAGTGTTGAAGATACGGAAAGTTATATTCAATGGCTCAATCGAAAAACAGGCCGTGAGTTTCGCTTACCGACGGAATTTGAATGGGAATATGCGGCAGCAGGCCCAAACAATTATCAGTATCCCTGGGGCAATGAGTTCCTAGCTGACCACTGTAACACGGCAGAATTTGGGGTGCTGACCACAACACCTGTCGGCTTGTTTAGTCACGCGGCTTCCCCGTTTGGTTGTATGGACATGGCAGGCAATGTTGAAGAGTTTGTTGCTGATGACTATGCCCCCTATCCGGGCGCTGATTTTATTGAAGACGATCTCGTTACCAAATTAGGTTGCCACCGAATTGCGCGTGGTGGCAGTTTTTCACGCTTTAGAGACTTAACTAGAAATACCCGCCGCCACGGAGCCTTTCCAAAGGATATCTACGTGATGGGATTTAGATTGGCAGAGGATGCATAACAATGAATACGAATAAACTTGAAGTAAAAACGTCAGTGCTTATCCCAATGGGAAGTGAAAACAAAAAAGGTCTTTTTCATTCGTTCTCAGGCGAAAAGTGGAATGAAGAACACTTTGCGGTGGTATTTGGTGAGCTAGCCGCAGACACAGTGCCTGTCATTCGCATTCATTCTGAATGTTTGACTGGTGATGTTTTTGCGTCACAACGTTGTGATTGTGGACCCCAACTTAATGAAGCGGTGGAAAAAATCAG
This window of the Vibrio neptunius genome carries:
- a CDS encoding HPP family protein; translated protein: MNQYVSALIAGVGAAVTLGLLLMAQTNMESTVLVMAPFGATAVLVFGLPQSPLAQPKNVIFGHLITASIGILFSQYVGASAVSLSMATGLGITCMLVSKTTHPPAGANPLLIMLAGHGWSFLVTPVLIGTIVIVLMGKGLQKVQQYPFKPES
- a CDS encoding DJ-1/PfpI family protein, whose product is MKKVVHLAVYDGISDWEYGYVVAHLNSPEFQKHPQTYEIKTVGRSAEPIKTKGGITLLPDMVLNELNYDQSAMLILAGSESAATGGIDDFVNKAKSFVEHGICVAAICGATAALARNGLLDDVAHTSNAKEFLAMTGYAGSHHYVETPAVSSEYIITASGIEPVAFAVEIFRKLEIYSDDMLNAWIKLFGEKDLAGFYELMESNAQ
- a CDS encoding MarR family transcriptional regulator, translating into MSEAKQHLSTLALSVFSLHGHFLSIAESIATQAGLTATRWQVLGAVGDSALTQAEIARQMGITRQSVQRTSKQLIDEGLLETLANPLHRKAMLLQPTQEGHNALAKLTPFHSAYAQQLVDELGEDKLAKMAQVASELSAAMDKLKTI
- a CDS encoding class I SAM-dependent methyltransferase; translated protein: MSTTADYDSIGKLFGEFTKSAAQREIEVRTIMSMVGNVDGLDVLDAACGYGFFANRFYQMGARKVVGIDISETMIELAQGYADTNQRDITYHVRNAAEMEKLGEFDLVNAAWLFNYANSLEQLKAMFKNVANNLKPGCKLVAYTVDPNFSLSEGNFDRYGVNVKTEEVWQQGYKHTAEFVTTPPSPFTFFRWSQSDYEQAIKEAGFSDFYWQKPLLQEQDVANRPEGFWDTFQSNCLQTGLVCIL
- a CDS encoding formylglycine-generating enzyme family protein, whose translation is MKYEVDYYSPTLSATACPEMTDRELLGYPEHFTPLREFVFNEEIRSLLKDKTPQQLAEILESKDAAIDVRYFAGQHLCYQGDSRLDTFNPEMCDVPGGKVSVGLDEQQVDQVMDDCEHLKLERIWIEKETPRHSISLRDFRIGKYPITNQEYKAFLCDTEEQRIPKHWFLGRYPQECANHPVTGISVEDTESYIQWLNRKTGREFRLPTEFEWEYAAAGPNNYQYPWGNEFLADHCNTAEFGVLTTTPVGLFSHAASPFGCMDMAGNVEEFVADDYAPYPGADFIEDDLVTKLGCHRIARGGSFSRFRDLTRNTRRHGAFPKDIYVMGFRLAEDA